AGAACAACCAGGATATCTCGGCACTGGTCGGTAAAGTGGATATTCGTAAACTGGAAAACCACGCGCAAAACGACCCGGATGCTTACGGCTATTCCGGTGCACTGTGCCGGTCAAACCAGGGCATCATGGAATTCGTTGAGATGTTCAAAGCGCCAATTAAAGTACTCCACCCGTTGCTGACCGCGACCCAGGAGGGGAACTATAACGGCACCGAAGGCATTTCCGCCCTGCCATTTAATGGCATTATCCTTGCGCACTCAAACGAATCTGAGTGGGTGACGTTCCGTAACAACAAAAACAACGAAGCGTTCCTTGACCGTGTTTACATTGTCAAAGTGCCTTATTGCCTGCGGATCTCCGAAGAGATCAAAATCTACCAAAAACTGCTCACGCACAGTGAATTGTTACATGCGCCATGTGCCCCAGGCACGCTGGAAACGCTTTCGCGCTTCTCAATCCTTTCTCGTTTGAAAGAGCCGGAAAACTCCAGCATTTACTCCAAAATGCGGGTGTACGACGGCGAAAGTCTGAAAGATACCGATCCGAAAGCGAAATCCTACCAGGAGTACCGCGATTACGCAGGCGTGGACGAAGGCATGAACGGGTTGTCGACACGTTTCGCGTTTAAAATCCTCTCTCGCGTGTTCAACTTTGACCACGCAGAAGTGGCCGCAAACCCGGTGCATTTGTTCTATGTTCTGGAACAACAGATCGAGCGCGAGCAGTTCCCGCAGGAGCTTGCCGAGAAGTATCTCGAACACCTGAAAGGCTACCTGATCCCGAAATACGCTGAATTTATCGGTAAAGAGATTCAGACGGCGTACCTCGAATCCTACTCAGAGTATGGGCAAAACATTTTCGACCGTTATGTTACCTACGCTGATTTCTGGATTCAGGATCAGGAATACCGCGACCCGGATACCGGCCAGTTGTTTGACCGTGAATCCCTGAATGCAGAGCTGGAAAAAATTGAAAAACCGGCAGGTATCAGCAACCCGAAAGATTTCCGTAACGAAATCGTCAACTTCGTGCTGCGTGCCCGCGCCCACAACAATGGTCGTAATCCTAACTGGACGAGCTACGAGAAGCTGCGCACGGTCATCGAGAAGAAAATGTTCTCAAACACCGAGGAGCTGCTGCCTGTTATTTCGTTCAATGCCAAAACTTCTACAGACGAGCAGAAAAAACACGATGACTTTGTCGATCGTATGATGGAGAAAGGCTATACCCGCAAACAAGTTCGCCTGCTGTGCGAATGGTATCTACGGGTACGTAAATCTTCATAACGGCTGAGTCAAAGATGGGGCCACGCATTGTGGCCCCCCTGCGCAGTTGGCAAAGAAGTTTGGGGGAATTATGGCCTATTTTATTGACAGGCGACTGAACGGCAAAAATAAAAGTGCGGTGAATCGCCAGCGCTTTTTGCGTCGTTATAAAGCACAGATTAAACAGTCGATTTCCGAGGCCATCAACAAGCGTTCGGTAACCGACGTGGATAGCGGTGAATCGGTCTCGATCCCAAGTGAAGATATTAGCGAGCCGATGTTTCATCAGGGTCGTGGCGGTCTGCGCCACCGTGTTCACCCGGGTAACGATCACTTCGTGCAGAATGACCGTATTGAACGCCCGCAGGGGAGTGGCGGGGGCTCCGGTGCTGGCCAGGGTCAGGCAAGCCAGGACGGCGAAGGCCAGGATGAATTCGTCTTTCAAATTTCAAAAGACGAATATCTCGACTTACTGTTTGAAGATCTGGCTTTGCCGAATCTGAAGAAGAATCAGCATCGCCAAATTACTGAATTTAAATCTCACCGTGCGGGTTATACCTCGAATGGCGTGCCCGCCAACATCAGCGTTGTTCGTTCGTTACAAAATTCACTGGCCCGTCGCACCGCGATGACCGCGGGTAAACGCCGTCAATTACATGAACTGGAAGACAGTCTTGAAATGGTGAGCAACAGCGAACCTGCGCAGTTGCTTGAAGAAGAACGCTTGCGCAGAGAGATTGCTGAACTGCGCGAGAAAATTGCCCGCGTACCGTTTATCGACACCTTCGATTTACGCTACAAAAATTACGAAAAACGCCCTGAACCTTCAAGCCAGGCGGTCATGTTCTGCTTAATGGACGTCTCCGGTTCGATGGACCAGGCGACCAAAGACATGGCTAAACGCTTTTATATCCTGCTCTATTTATTCCTGAGCCGGACCTATAAAAACGTGGAAGTGGTGTATATCCGCCACCACACACAGGCCAAGGAAGTCGATGAGCACGAGTTCTTTTACTCGCAGGAAACGGGGGGTACGATTGTTTCAAGCGCCCTGAAACTGATGGATGAAGTCGTTAAAGAGCGCTACGACCCGGCATTATGGAATATCTATGCCGCGCAGGCTTCTGATGGTGATAACTGGGCAGATGATTCACCGTTATGTCATGAATTGCTGTCGAAAAAATTGCTGCCGATGGTGCGTTACTATAGTTATATCGAAATTACGCGTCGCGCCCACCAGACTCTGTGGCGTGAATATGAGGATTTACAATCAACGTTTGAAAACTTCGCCATGCAGCATATTCGCGACCAGGATGATATCTATCCGGTGTTCCGCGAATTGTTCCAGAAGCAGTCTAGTAGTTCTTACAATTAATCTATAAAAATCAGTCAGATAATCTAATTATTCTGGCTGATTTTTTCTTAAATCAATCTCTAAAAGTTTCTTTTATTTACAGTGACTTGCAATTAGTTTTGGGGAACTAATTGGGTATGCCCATTCTCAATAACTCTGATTCTGCCGGCGGGTTCAACTCCCCCCAGCCCCACCACTTAGGATAGGACTGCGAAAGTAAAACATCTTGATAAACATTACGTTACAACTCAAGACAGGACGCTATCGAGACACAAACGGGACAAAAAAGGTGAGCGAGAAGCTGATGTTATGTCCGAAAAGACGTATCGAGTAGTATCGACTAGAAAATATTGAAACTCCCCTAGTAATTTAATGCATCCTTTACCAAGCAATGGTATTTACCAAAAGATATGCATGGCAGAACACGCCATGGCTATATGTGCATAAAATCATAGTGGTACTCTCTTGGCTTACGCTTCCAACTCAGTGGGCTTAAAACCGTAAACAAAACTGGAGAAAATTATCTTACGGTTTATATTCAATACAGATAAGTTTACGTCATTGACATATGGGAAAAACAATGAGCCGCGAAAAGATTGAACTGAAGTCCTTAAAAATTCTCAATGCAGTTTTGGAATGTAAAAGCGTGACCGCTGCAGCCGAAATGTTATCCGTATCTCCTTCTTCAATAACCTATGCTATCAATAAGCTTAGGGATATTACCACTAACCCAATTTTAACCCGCTCAAAGAGCGGCGTTGTACCCACCACTCTTGCTATTGACCTCAATTCCCGATACGTCAAGGCAATGTCTTTGATCAACGAAGGTTTAGATATTACCGATACGAATACTGATAGTGGTCACATTAAAGAAATAGTTATCAGCACCTATACCTTTTTTGAGTTTTGGCTTTCCATGTCATTACTGAGAAATGGTTCACTTAAAAAAGAAGGGGTTTCACTGACTTTCATTCCTCATCCTTTTACTGATGAAGAAAGGACAAATAATTTACGCAATCGTAAAGTGGACATCGATATAGGGACCGAGCTTCCCAAGGATAACTCGATAACTGTCTATAAGCTATTAAGCAGTAATACACAAGCAATGGTGAGCCAATCTCACCCCACAATAAAAAACCAACTAACGGTTGATGACTGGCATTCTAATGAGCACGTTCGTTGGACACGTGCAGATTATGGAATGACATCGATGGTAGGTGATGCAGTGACGTTGAATGATGTGCGTAACTATCGAAATATTTTAGTAAACACCTCATCATCACTCAATATGATGCTACTTTGCGCCAATAGCGACAATATTATGATTATCCCCCGTATGTTTTCCAGTTTTTTAAAAACAATCCTACCAGTAAATTTTTTCGATATTCCATTTGAAGTTGACATTCACTCAGATTACTATCTTCACTTCCACAACCAGTCTCTCAATGATATTAACATCAACCGAGTATTTAGCGAAATTAACAAGCTAGTTGGAAAGTAAACCATATCAAATAAAGGCAATGTGAAATAGCACATTGCTTTTTTGTGTTACATCGATGCTGACAACACCAGCATCAATACTCCCACCCGTCATTTAGAAAATCAATAAATAAAATTATTCCACTGATTATCAACACCCACCTACGGAATGCTAACATTATCATTTTCGCATTATATAAAGCAGCTCAATACTCACCAGAGCGCCTGGGTACGTTGAAACAATTTGAACTCCAGCACAGGTTGCATTTGATATTTTCACAATCATATTTCACTCGATTACCCAGGCATTTGCTCTGTCTAATCGCCACCATTTATTATCGATGCCATTGATATTAAATATATCCAACACTGCTGCGCCAATCCCATTCTTATCTAGATTCACACCTTCGACTTCACCATGATAACGTAAAACACCCAGGAAGGAAGAAGCTTAAAAACACCATGGTAACTTACTCAAAATTAATGCAGCCGCACTATTTTTTATACCAAGTAATATCTGAAAATATCACATATCAGATCGCTATTTCATTTTTCGCAACAAATATTTTGTAATATGTAAATTCTTGACTACAGTTTGAGATAAAACATAGTTCTACTGATTCAACAGAAGGATTAAAATGAAATTAAAACCTATCGCAAGAGGGCTGGCAATCGCTGGACTTCTGTCAACTGTCATACTGCCAACCTACGCAGAAGTTGCTCCTAAAGAGGCGACTCAGGCAACCCGCCAAGCAAACGATGCGCTCTACAGTCAGTTACCTTTTTCTGATAATACTGATTTTGCCAATGCGCATAAGGGGTTCATAGCACCTTTGCCTTCTGACATCATCAAAGGCGAGCAGGGAAATGTGGTCTGGGATCCACAGCAGTACGCTTTTATTAAAGAAGGTGAGAAAGCGCCAGATACAGTAAACCCAAGCCTGTGGCGTCAGTCCCAGCTCATCAACATCAGCGGTCTTTTCGAAGTCACAGACGGCGTTTACCAGATCCGTAACCTTGATTTATCCAATATGACCATCATTGAGGGTAAAGAAGGGATTACCGTCGTCGATCCGCTGGTTTCCGCTGAAACAGCAAAAGTTGGCATGGATTTGTACTTTAAAAACCGTGGCAACAAACCTGTCGTCGCCATCATTTATACCCACAGCCACGTTGACCATTACGGCGGCGTGCGTGGCGTTGTCGATGAAGCGGATGTGAAATCCGGTAAGGTAAAAGTGTATGCGCCTGCTGGCTTCATGGAAGCGGCCGTTGCTGAAAACATTATGGCCGGGAATGTCATGAGCCGCCGTGCCAGCTATATGTATGGCAACCTGCTGAAACCCGAAGCGACTGGGCAGGTTGGTGCTGGTTTAGGCACCACAACGTCTGCGGGTACCGTTACGCTGATTGCGCCAACGAATATCATCGAAAAAGATGGTCAAAAAGAGGTCATTGATGGCCTGACTTATGACTTTATGCTGGCACCTGGTTCTGAAGCCCCGTCTGAAATGCTCTGGTATATCGAAGAGAAAAAACTCATCGAAGCCGCAGAGGACGTGACCCATACCCTGCACAATACCTATTCGTTACGTGGTGCAAAAATTCGTGAACCGCTGCCATGGTCGAAATACATCAACGAAGCTATCGTTCGTTGGGGTGACAAAGCCGAAATTATTATGGCCCAGCACCACTGGCCAACCTGGGGTAACGATAATGTGGTTGGCCTGCTGAAGAGCCAGCGTGACCTGTATCGTTATATCAACGACCAGACCCTGCGTATGGCAAACGAAGGCCTGACTCGTGATGAAATTGCGGCAAACTTCAAGCTGCCGGATAGCCTTGCGAAAACCTGGGCTAACCGTGGTTACTACGGTTCAGTCAGCCATGACGTGAAAGCGACCTATGTGCTGTACCTTGGCTGGTACGATGGCAACCCGGCAACCCTCGACGAACTGCCACCAGAAGAAGCGGCGAAGAAATTTGTTGAGTACATGGGCGGTGCCGATGCGATTCTTCAGAAAGCGAAAACCGACTTTGATCAGGGTAATTACCGTTGGGTGGCGCAGGTTGTCAGTAAAGTTGTCTTCGCCGATCCGAATAACCAGAATGCACGTAACCTTGAAGCGGATGCGCTGGAACAGTTGGGTTATCAGGCAGAGTCTGGCCCATGGCGTAACTTCTACCTGACCGGTGCTCAGGAGTTGCGTAATGGCGTGGTGAAAGGCCCAACGCCGAATACGGCAAGCCCTGATACCGTTCGTGCCATGACGCCTGAAATGTTCTTTGATTACCTTGCCGTTCACATCAACGGTGAAAAAGCAGGTAATGCTAAAGCGGTGTTTAATATCGATTTGGGCAATGATGGCGGCAAGTACAAGCTGGAGCTGGAAAACGGTGTGCTGAACCACACCGCTAACGCCGAAGCGAAAGACGCCGACGCCACGATTACGCTGAACCGTGACACACTGAATAAGATCATCCTGAAAGAAGAAACGCTGAAACAGGCTGAAGATAAAGGTGATGTGAAGGTAACCGGTAACGGTGCGAAGATGGACGAAATGTTGGGCTTTATGGACAAGTTCGAGTTCTGGTTCAATATTGTGACACCATAAATAAACCCCCTGAGGCTTAAACACCTCAGGGGTATTTCCTTAGGTAATACCTTCTTGCCAGGATGTAAGCCCCATTGACCGGTTTGGCCACCGCATCATGCTCTTCTGCCAGCCGGTTCAGAAAGGCGGAGTCTGTCTCGTTTATCTGATCGGTGTGCGGGTAGGTAAAGCTGCTGAGGCGGGCGTCCATGCGTGGTGACAGGTTATGGCGTTGGGCGATAGTCTGGAAGATTTCGCCCAGCGTGGTGTTGTCCCACGAGGCTGAGCGCCGCTGCCGGAAGCCGGTTTTATCTTTCTTTTCAAACGGTGCTGCCGTTGCGGTGATGGTAATGATGCGGGGAAAAAGCTGTGGGGTATCCGACCTGAGCCTTTATCCCGGCACGTTTCATCAGTCGCCAGACTCTGTTCACTCCGCACTGTTGCCCGCTGTCCCGCAGATCCAGATGGATCTTGCGATAACCATAGACGCATCCCGATTCCAGCCAGAACTGTTTAATTTGTCCTGTCAGTCTCAGGTCTGCCTGATGGCGTTGTGAATGCGGCTGCTGAAGCCAGGCGTAAAAACCACTGGGATGAACATCCAGCACCCGACAGAGTAGACGAACAGGCCAGCAACAGGTGTTGTCACGGATAAAGGCGTACCTCAGTCGGACAGCTTTGCGAAGTACGCCGCGGCTTTTTTTAATATGTCCCGTTCGTCGGTAACTCGTTTCAGCTCTTTCTGGAGACGGCGGGTCTCGGCCTGAGCATCTGACTGTTCTTTATTAGTGGAAGAATCCGGACCGTACTTATTTATCCATGCATAAAGGCTGTGGGTAGTGATATCGAGACGTGTTGCAACGCTGGAAACAGAATGGCCACGATCAACAACCTGTTTGACTGCTTCGATTTTAAACTCTTCTGGATAACGCTTACCGCTCATGGGCACCTCTCTTTAAGTCATCTTAAATGACTCTGAGGTGTCTGTTAAACCCGTGGCGATTCACTTGTCCAATATTACGCTTGCTTTAAAACAGAGATAATTTTTTTTAATAATGGATCAGAAGCGTTTTTTTTATTTAAGTGCACAAGATTGGCTACTTTGCCTTCCGGGATAAAATCGCATTTAACTTCCCTTATTGGTAATGTTTCACTGAGCAGTGTGAAGTAAATTCTCGGAATAAACATTAGAAGATCTTGGCTGAGTATATTTAATACCATGGTTGTAGTCGATTCACTCGCTATGCTAGGATCAAGTGGGCGAATCATCCTCAATTGACTGAAATTATTATGTACAATCGTTGAGTTAAACCGGAAGTAATACCCAATGTAAGGTTCAGATGAAAACTGTTTACTCGTAATTGTCTCACCTATTGAACTATGGTTATCACGGCAAATCAATATATACTCCCAGTCAAATAAATGGTAAGAGACAATGTTTCTGTCTCCAGGAATAGTGAGCCCAATATCTAAATCAATCTCCTGAGTTCGTATTCGTTGGCTACGTTCTTCTGCACTAATTACCGCATATCTGAATTCAATATTGCACTCTGCAGGCACTATGCCATGACTGATCAAACGATTTGTAATCCATAGCTCAGTTAAGTTATCCGCTCTTATATATATTTTACGTTTGGCATGTATGGATGTGGAATTGATACTCAAAGTGTTAAGTATATCGTCATTGATAATCCTGAACCTTTCATAAAGATTAAGCGCTAGTGCCGTCGGCTTAACCCCATGAAGGCTGCGAATGAATAGAGGATCATTGTAGTGTTCTCGCAACTTTTTGACTGCATAGCTTACAGCTGATGGTGCGACATCCAATATTTCTGCAGCATTTGCCATACTTGTAGTTTCAACAATCGCAACAAGAAAGCGGATTAGATTGAAATCAAATTTATCAGTAGATAGTATGGTCATTCGTAGATACCAGAAGAAAGTGTTGTACTGGCAAGTGTAGCTCAATGGATTATTCATTGAATGAATTTCGTTTCATTTATTTATTCCATGAATATTTATGAGTTTCATTATGCCTGTACTCAGTGACAGTGAATGGGGTGGTAAACGTCAGGTCCTGCCATCGGCGTCGGTGAACAGTATCTGTCTGCTGAAAAGCGCACTGGATATTGGTTTTAATGATGATGGTAAACAGTTACTGCCTGCACCGGCCAGTATTGGGGAGAGGCTCGAGGGTCTGAACGCCCTAGGAGGTTTGAGGCCCATTCGTACGTTAAGAGGAAAACAGACGTCTGAAAAATTAGATTATTAGACATTAGTGTCCGTTAAATGCCATTTTTTGACTACAAAATCACCATTTCGATGGTATTTCTCAATGTCTATCATGTGATTACATATCTACTAGTTACTTCTCTAGCGTACGTTTCCGTTCCATTGTCCCTCAAACCCCTACGCCGCCGATATCGGGGTACTGATTAACCCGTTCGCCTCCGGAAAATCGAGGTTTGTACCCTGCCTCGAGCGTGATGACGCCTTTCGATAAAGATGACAGTTGCAGGCCCGCTCGCCTGGCCGTGCTCTCCGCCGACGCAGATAAAATGTCTGTATTATTCAACGGATCATAGGCATCACTGAATGCAATGCTGATGTCGGTGGCTTCGTTGCACTGAATTTGAACGGTAAAGTTTGATGCGGGGATCGGGCCTGAAGCCGCATTCAGTGTCGAGACGGAGATGGTTTGCAGTGGAAAGTTCATCATTGACTCCGCCGTGTTATAGGTGTCCTTGTGCGAGCGGATTGTTCCACTGAGCGTCGAACCCCAAGTTGTGCCACTTGGGGATTCAGAACATCTGCCTTGCCAGGAGAAGGCCATTCCATTACAAAGAGCGTGGCCTTCGTTCGATAATTAACTAGGCCATAATCTGGCTGATATGGCATTTTTATCACTTCCGCATTTCTGCCAGTCATACACAAACTTATTCTGTTGCGACTGATAAACACCTTTTTTGTAATAATTTCGGGTACAAGAAGAACTAGCTCCTGGAAGATTCGATCTGTGCCACATAGTCCAGCCTGTTTTTCTAAATGTACTGCCACTGTTATCGACTGGCACATTCATTGCCAAAGCGGTCCCAGCCGTACAAAAAAACAATACCACGGCCATTAATGAAATTGATGCTTTTATCATATGCAATGCTCCTTATGTTATAAAAAATAACTGCCATGTCTTTTTCTATATATCTCCACAGAGTTGCCGCGATTTTATCACAATCAACTTATGGCCAGGAATCGAATAAGAGGTCTGAGGTGGCAAGTAAAAACAGCATATTACGTTGCTTCGTTTTATTACGATCATTCCTTTAGATATGTTACCCCAGTCGATGTAAATAGCACTGAAAAAGCTTTTTTTAAAAACTGCATATCAGAGACTTGCGCCATCACCACAACCCAGACATCCGAACAGTAGCACTTCATTGTCATGAACGTGACTGCTCTGACATTAAAAGACATATAATATAGTAATCATAAAAATTAGTGCTGCTGATTTTTATGATTATTGGTGGATTTGCCAGATAATACTCTACA
The nucleotide sequence above comes from Buttiauxella selenatireducens. Encoded proteins:
- the yeaG gene encoding protein kinase YeaG, which produces MNIFDHYRQRYEAAKDEEFTLQEFLAICKQDRSAYANAAERLLMAIGEPVMVDTATEPRLSRLFSNRVISRYPAFEEFYGMEEAIEQIVAYLKHAAQGLEEKKQILYLLGPVGGGKSSLAERLKALMQRVPIYTLSANGERSPVNDHPLCLFNPQEDASILEKEYGVPTRYLGTIMSPWAAKRLHEFGGDITKFRVVKVWPSILAQIAIAKTEPGDENNQDISALVGKVDIRKLENHAQNDPDAYGYSGALCRSNQGIMEFVEMFKAPIKVLHPLLTATQEGNYNGTEGISALPFNGIILAHSNESEWVTFRNNKNNEAFLDRVYIVKVPYCLRISEEIKIYQKLLTHSELLHAPCAPGTLETLSRFSILSRLKEPENSSIYSKMRVYDGESLKDTDPKAKSYQEYRDYAGVDEGMNGLSTRFAFKILSRVFNFDHAEVAANPVHLFYVLEQQIEREQFPQELAEKYLEHLKGYLIPKYAEFIGKEIQTAYLESYSEYGQNIFDRYVTYADFWIQDQEYRDPDTGQLFDRESLNAELEKIEKPAGISNPKDFRNEIVNFVLRARAHNNGRNPNWTSYEKLRTVIEKKMFSNTEELLPVISFNAKTSTDEQKKHDDFVDRMMEKGYTRKQVRLLCEWYLRVRKSS
- a CDS encoding YeaH/YhbH family protein, which codes for MAYFIDRRLNGKNKSAVNRQRFLRRYKAQIKQSISEAINKRSVTDVDSGESVSIPSEDISEPMFHQGRGGLRHRVHPGNDHFVQNDRIERPQGSGGGSGAGQGQASQDGEGQDEFVFQISKDEYLDLLFEDLALPNLKKNQHRQITEFKSHRAGYTSNGVPANISVVRSLQNSLARRTAMTAGKRRQLHELEDSLEMVSNSEPAQLLEEERLRREIAELREKIARVPFIDTFDLRYKNYEKRPEPSSQAVMFCLMDVSGSMDQATKDMAKRFYILLYLFLSRTYKNVEVVYIRHHTQAKEVDEHEFFYSQETGGTIVSSALKLMDEVVKERYDPALWNIYAAQASDGDNWADDSPLCHELLSKKLLPMVRYYSYIEITRRAHQTLWREYEDLQSTFENFAMQHIRDQDDIYPVFRELFQKQSSSSYN
- a CDS encoding LysR family transcriptional regulator translates to MSREKIELKSLKILNAVLECKSVTAAAEMLSVSPSSITYAINKLRDITTNPILTRSKSGVVPTTLAIDLNSRYVKAMSLINEGLDITDTNTDSGHIKEIVISTYTFFEFWLSMSLLRNGSLKKEGVSLTFIPHPFTDEERTNNLRNRKVDIDIGTELPKDNSITVYKLLSSNTQAMVSQSHPTIKNQLTVDDWHSNEHVRWTRADYGMTSMVGDAVTLNDVRNYRNILVNTSSSLNMMLLCANSDNIMIIPRMFSSFLKTILPVNFFDIPFEVDIHSDYYLHFHNQSLNDININRVFSEINKLVGK
- a CDS encoding alkyl/aryl-sulfatase, encoding MKLKPIARGLAIAGLLSTVILPTYAEVAPKEATQATRQANDALYSQLPFSDNTDFANAHKGFIAPLPSDIIKGEQGNVVWDPQQYAFIKEGEKAPDTVNPSLWRQSQLINISGLFEVTDGVYQIRNLDLSNMTIIEGKEGITVVDPLVSAETAKVGMDLYFKNRGNKPVVAIIYTHSHVDHYGGVRGVVDEADVKSGKVKVYAPAGFMEAAVAENIMAGNVMSRRASYMYGNLLKPEATGQVGAGLGTTTSAGTVTLIAPTNIIEKDGQKEVIDGLTYDFMLAPGSEAPSEMLWYIEEKKLIEAAEDVTHTLHNTYSLRGAKIREPLPWSKYINEAIVRWGDKAEIIMAQHHWPTWGNDNVVGLLKSQRDLYRYINDQTLRMANEGLTRDEIAANFKLPDSLAKTWANRGYYGSVSHDVKATYVLYLGWYDGNPATLDELPPEEAAKKFVEYMGGADAILQKAKTDFDQGNYRWVAQVVSKVVFADPNNQNARNLEADALEQLGYQAESGPWRNFYLTGAQELRNGVVKGPTPNTASPDTVRAMTPEMFFDYLAVHINGEKAGNAKAVFNIDLGNDGGKYKLELENGVLNHTANAEAKDADATITLNRDTLNKIILKEETLKQAEDKGDVKVTGNGAKMDEMLGFMDKFEFWFNIVTP
- a CDS encoding contractile injection system protein, VgrG/Pvc8 family, which codes for MITITATAAPFEKKDKTGFRQRRSASWDNTTLGEIFQTIAQRHNLSPRMDARLSSFTYPHTDQINETDSAFLNRLAEEHDAVAKPVNGAYILARRYYLRKYP
- a CDS encoding LysR family transcriptional regulator, with translation MTILSTDKFDFNLIRFLVAIVETTSMANAAEILDVAPSAVSYAVKKLREHYNDPLFIRSLHGVKPTALALNLYERFRIINDDILNTLSINSTSIHAKRKIYIRADNLTELWITNRLISHGIVPAECNIEFRYAVISAEERSQRIRTQEIDLDIGLTIPGDRNIVSYHLFDWEYILICRDNHSSIGETITSKQFSSEPYIGYYFRFNSTIVHNNFSQLRMIRPLDPSIASESTTTMVLNILSQDLLMFIPRIYFTLLSETLPIREVKCDFIPEGKVANLVHLNKKNASDPLLKKIISVLKQA